The Thermomonospora amylolytica sequence CGGCCCGGGTGGGCGGCTGCTCGAGGGTCACGGCGGCGACCACCCCGGCGATCAGGGTCGCCGCGCTGGCCAGCGCCAGCCCGGCCACGGCCAGCCGCCGGCCGCGTCCCGGCGGGGTGTGCGGGCGGGCGGTCGCCGCCCGGGCCTCGTCGTCAGCAGCCACGGCTCGTCCTGAGTGCGTCGCGTACAGGGTGGGGGCTCGCGCAGGGTCGTACCGTGACGCCCGCGTGGTCACCGGATGGTACGGCATCGCGGTCGCCGGCCCGGCGCGCAGGTCACGATTCCATCAAACCGACAAACGTGAATAGTTTTCGCATTATCCCCGTCGGTAGAGTGCGGCGCATGTCCTCCGTACGCTCCTCCCGCGTCTCGCCCCCCACCTGGCGGAACTGGGCCGGCAACCAGCGCGCCGTCCCCCGGCGGGTGCTCGCCCCGCGCGGCACCGAGGAGGTCGCCGCGGCCGTCCGCGACGCCGCCGCCCGGGGACTGACCGTGCGGATGACCGGGACCGGCCACTCGTTCACCGGCGCCGCCGTCGCCGAGGGCGTGCTGCTGCGCCCCGACCGGCTCACCGCGGTCCGGTCGGTCGACACCGCCAGCGGCCTGGTCACCGTGGAGGCGGGCCTGCCCCTGCACCGGCTCAACCGGCTCCTGGACGAGCACGGCCTGGCGCTGGCCAACATGGGCGACATCCAGGAGCAGACCGTCGCGGGCGCGCTGCAGACCGGCACCCACGGCACCGGCCGGGACGTCGCCGGGCTGGCCTCCCAGGTGGCCGCGCTGGAGCTGGTGCTGGCCGACGGGAGCACGGTCACCTGCTCGCGCACCGAGCGCCCGGAGCTGTTCGACGCGGCCCGGGTGGGGCTGGGCGCCCTCGGCGTGGTCACCGCCGTCACCTGGCAGACCGTCCCGGCGTTCCGGCTGCAGGCCCGCGAGGAGCCGATGCACTGGGAGGAGGTGCTGGCGCGGCTGGACGAGCTGGCCGACGCCAACGAGCACTTCGAGTTCTACTGGTTCCCGCACACCGAGGGCTGCCTGACCAAGCGCAACAACCGCACCGACCGGGCCGCGCCGCTGCCGGCGGTGCGGCACTGGCTGGACGACGAGTTCCTGTCCAACGCGGTGTTCGGGATGCTGCAGCGCCTCACCCGGCGCGTCCCGGCCGCGGTCGGGCCGGTGAACGCGGTGTCGGCCAGG is a genomic window containing:
- a CDS encoding D-arabinono-1,4-lactone oxidase, with product MSSVRSSRVSPPTWRNWAGNQRAVPRRVLAPRGTEEVAAAVRDAAARGLTVRMTGTGHSFTGAAVAEGVLLRPDRLTAVRSVDTASGLVTVEAGLPLHRLNRLLDEHGLALANMGDIQEQTVAGALQTGTHGTGRDVAGLASQVAALELVLADGSTVTCSRTERPELFDAARVGLGALGVVTAVTWQTVPAFRLQAREEPMHWEEVLARLDELADANEHFEFYWFPHTEGCLTKRNNRTDRAAPLPAVRHWLDDEFLSNAVFGMLQRLTRRVPAAVGPVNAVSARALGARTYSDTSYKVFTSPRRVRFKEQEYAIPREHLVATLRELRTLFARRDWRISFPIEVRVLPPEDAWLSMAYGRRTAFIAVHVYHRNPHEDYFRGVEELMTAVGGRPHWGKLHTRDAAYLEKVYPRFADFTALRDELDPERRFANRYIAQVLGR